In one window of Flavobacterium ginsengisoli DNA:
- a CDS encoding SDR family oxidoreductase yields the protein MKKVLVTGGNGNLGKYVVEALVKKEIKTVVLTTKTSITTQNNIQFFTGDLLENIGLKEATEDVEVIIHCASNPRNFLQTDIEGTKNLLNAADRNSLKHFIYISIVGIDKNDYPYYQAKLQVENIVANSGIPFTILRTTQFHDFVLNMIKTLDQSGKSDFITIPSGLRFQSVAVQEVAELLASIALEQSKGLIKDFGGPEVLHFEEMTKSYLETIQSDKDIILEIPEDIRHKLFTTGVNLCPENNTGKQTWKEYLNILI from the coding sequence ATGAAGAAAGTGTTAGTTACAGGCGGAAATGGAAACTTAGGGAAATATGTTGTTGAGGCACTAGTAAAGAAAGAGATAAAAACAGTTGTATTAACAACAAAAACAAGTATTACAACTCAAAATAATATACAATTTTTTACTGGAGACTTACTTGAAAACATTGGTTTAAAAGAAGCAACAGAAGATGTTGAGGTAATCATTCACTGTGCGAGTAATCCAAGAAACTTTCTACAGACAGATATTGAAGGAACTAAAAATTTGCTAAATGCAGCAGATAGAAATTCACTTAAACATTTCATATACATTTCTATTGTCGGAATAGATAAAAACGATTATCCATACTATCAAGCAAAATTGCAAGTAGAAAATATCGTAGCTAATAGTGGCATTCCCTTTACGATCCTAAGAACAACACAGTTCCATGATTTTGTGCTTAATATGATTAAAACATTAGATCAAAGCGGAAAAAGTGATTTTATAACAATTCCATCAGGGTTGAGGTTTCAGTCTGTAGCAGTACAAGAAGTTGCAGAATTACTTGCGTCCATTGCATTAGAGCAATCAAAAGGATTAATAAAAGATTTTGGAGGTCCAGAAGTACTTCATTTTGAAGAAATGACTAAATCTTACTTAGAAACAATTCAAAGTGATAAAGATATAATACTAGAAATACCAGAAGATATTCGCCATAAATTGTTCACTACCGGAGTAAATCTATGCCCAGAAAATAATACTGGAAAACAAACTTGGAAAGAGTATTTAAATATACTTATCTGA
- a CDS encoding DUF7507 domain-containing protein: MMLALAGNIVASPVLSTVGTVTYYAQGNNGSCTSAVRTPVTLAIAAPPNPGTLLGFQNICQGTSTNYVTNGDVGGIWSSSDPTIATVNASGVVTGLMPGVATITYTVAGTGGCSDLSSTRAITIEDAPDSGTLTGNQNICVGGTSAFSSDGAPGGIWESDDLAIATVDVNGVVTGVSRGTTLINYTIVQTGSCSVIPSTISVTIIESNPGTLSGNQNVCVGETTTFTTDGDSGGVWTTDDAGIASVDVNGVITGNATGSTIITYTVNGSSGCPSASTTRTVTVNVNAPATAADITGADTEICPGDNATLSVSSATVINPVFTWYADQTTSTILNNGASYNVSPTVTTTYYVSVKGDATCENDPNTRKPILVTVNALGIASDITAADAIICLGSTASLTASSSTVTNPVFRWYASQTSTAVLSTGVSYNPSPIATTTYYVSVSGDGVCENVINTRKAVVVNVTPLATQLDLTANDRTICNGSSVSLTASSSNVVSPVFRWYADQTSTTVLNTGPSYNVSPITTTTYYVSVSGTGMCENLPNFRKAVTANVNPLGQASDITALDAITCPGQTVALTASSATVTSPIFRWYADQTTTIALSTGASYSPSPTVTTTYYVSVSGTGVCENAPNTRKAVTISMNPLATAADINTTHQTICIGDAALLIATSAIDSPVFIWYESQTSTNPLFVGDYYDPTPTVTTTYYVSVRGTNICDNAINTRKAVTVTVNSLGLASDITAADVTICSGSSASLTASSATVTTPVFRWYADQTTTTVLSTGASYSPSPTVTTSYYLSVSGDEVCENLPNTRKAVTVTVNSLGLASDITAADATICSGSSASLTASSATVATPVFRWYADQTTTTVLSTGASYSPSPTVTTSYYLSVSGDGVCENLPNTRKAVTVTVNSLGLASDITAADAMICSGSSASLSASSATVTTPVFRWYADQTTTTVLSTGASYSPSPTVTTSYYLSVSGDGVCENVPNTRKAVTVTVNSLGLASDITASDSTICSGYSASLSASSATVTTPVFRWYADQTTATALSTGASYSPSPTVTTVYYVSVSGDGVCENLPNTRKAVTVTVNSLGLASDITASDSTICSGSSASLTASSATVATPIFRWYADQTTTTVLSTGASYSPSPTATTTYYVSVSGDGVCENLPNTRKAVTVTVNSLGSASDITAADETICSGSSASLTASSATVATPVFRWYADQTTTTALSTGASYSPSPTATTTYYVSVSGDGICENLQNTRKAVTVTVNSLGLASDITAADATICSGSSVALTASSATVNTPVFRWYADQTTMTALSTGASYSPSPTATTTYYVSVSGDGVCENLPNTRKAVTVTVNSLGLASDIIVADATICTGSSASLTASSATVTTPVFRWYADQTTATILSTGASYSPSPTVTTTYYVSVSGDGVCENLPNTRKAVTVTVNSLGLASDIAVDISNATVCTGGTSTITASSALNNPIFNWYQDPNLSVLLYTGAVFVTPSLTANTSYYVTVQNNAVCENTIGNALKVDINVILCSDIALTKTASNLSPYVGDQIDFTITVTNFGPDDATGVSANDLLPSGYTFISANNGGLFAGNTITWPVLNLASGASAQLTYIVKINASVGIVDEYKNVAQIITSNNFDPNSTPNNNDPSENDQDSVTVTPIVPIPSIEVLKDGAFTAANDTNGDGFPEAGETVTYTFSVKNTGNIRLENVKINDSYIGVVNLAMVPSTLDPGQTGNAQVTYTITQIDIQNGVIYNSALGQGNTPPTVDDPDGTTVNDTSKDPTNPSTPGDPYYDPTCPDCTVIPLPNNPKIAIVKEIASFSGDLNNAKVGDVISYLFTVTNIGNTVLTNVRVNDPMPGLTTPSLDPANVANSTGDLDGNGSLDLHEKWLYRANYTITTTDIAKGKVVNQALAEATGPPTPVDPTGKDVSDLSDGSSPTGDDPTVLDINGCKVIPHNALSPNGDSKNDIFKIDGIECYPQNTVEIYNRWGVIVFHTNGYDNTANAFNGYSNGRAVVKQSAGLPTGTYYYIIKYVDSDSKEQSSAGYLYLSMQ, encoded by the coding sequence ATGATGCTCGCTTTAGCTGGAAACATTGTTGCATCTCCTGTTTTAAGTACAGTAGGAACAGTTACTTATTATGCTCAAGGAAACAACGGTAGCTGTACCAGTGCTGTTAGGACACCGGTCACTTTAGCAATAGCGGCTCCACCAAATCCTGGAACTTTATTAGGTTTTCAAAACATATGTCAAGGGACTTCCACCAATTATGTTACAAATGGAGATGTCGGTGGAATATGGTCAAGTAGTGATCCAACAATAGCAACTGTTAATGCTAGTGGAGTTGTTACAGGTTTAATGCCAGGTGTAGCAACTATAACTTATACGGTAGCTGGAACAGGAGGATGTTCAGACTTATCATCAACTCGAGCAATAACAATTGAAGATGCTCCTGATTCTGGTACTTTAACTGGAAATCAAAATATTTGTGTTGGAGGAACATCTGCCTTTAGTTCAGATGGAGCTCCTGGAGGTATATGGGAAAGCGATGATTTAGCTATTGCTACAGTAGATGTAAATGGTGTCGTAACAGGGGTTTCACGTGGTACAACCCTCATAAATTATACGATAGTACAAACAGGAAGCTGTTCTGTAATTCCTTCAACAATAAGCGTAACCATTATAGAATCTAATCCGGGAACTTTGTCGGGTAATCAAAATGTCTGCGTCGGAGAAACAACAACGTTTACTACTGATGGAGATTCGGGTGGAGTTTGGACAACAGATGATGCAGGTATTGCTTCTGTTGATGTAAATGGTGTAATAACAGGCAATGCTACCGGAAGTACTATAATTACTTATACTGTAAATGGCTCTAGTGGTTGTCCATCTGCATCGACAACTAGAACAGTAACGGTTAATGTTAATGCACCTGCAACAGCTGCCGATATTACGGGAGCTGATACAGAAATTTGTCCTGGGGATAATGCTACACTAAGTGTAAGTTCTGCTACCGTAATAAATCCTGTATTTACTTGGTATGCAGATCAAACAACTTCTACTATTCTTAATAATGGAGCATCATATAATGTTTCTCCAACAGTAACCACAACTTACTACGTAAGTGTTAAAGGAGATGCAACATGTGAAAATGATCCCAATACAAGAAAACCAATTTTGGTAACAGTGAATGCATTAGGAATCGCTTCTGATATAACTGCTGCTGACGCTATAATTTGTTTGGGATCTACTGCGTCATTAACAGCCTCTTCATCTACGGTAACAAATCCAGTTTTTAGATGGTATGCGAGTCAGACGTCAACGGCTGTTTTAAGTACTGGAGTTTCGTATAATCCGTCTCCAATAGCTACAACGACTTATTATGTTAGTGTAAGCGGAGATGGAGTTTGTGAAAATGTCATTAACACTAGAAAAGCGGTAGTCGTCAATGTAACTCCTCTAGCTACACAATTGGATTTAACCGCGAATGATCGAACAATTTGTAATGGTTCATCAGTTTCACTGACAGCTTCGTCGTCTAATGTAGTAAGTCCCGTCTTTAGATGGTATGCCGATCAGACCTCCACAACTGTTCTTAATACAGGGCCTTCGTATAATGTTTCACCAATAACCACTACAACTTATTATGTGAGTGTAAGTGGAACAGGAATGTGTGAGAATCTTCCAAATTTTAGAAAAGCGGTTACAGCTAATGTAAATCCGCTAGGGCAGGCGTCAGATATTACAGCATTAGATGCTATTACCTGCCCTGGACAAACAGTTGCTCTTACTGCTTCTTCAGCTACGGTTACATCACCTATATTCAGATGGTATGCCGATCAGACAACTACAATAGCCTTAAGTACAGGAGCTTCATACAGTCCGTCTCCAACAGTTACGACAACTTATTATGTTAGTGTAAGCGGAACTGGAGTTTGCGAGAATGCTCCAAATACTAGAAAAGCAGTAACAATTTCTATGAATCCGTTGGCAACTGCGGCAGATATTAACACTACACATCAGACAATTTGTATAGGTGATGCGGCACTACTAATTGCCACATCTGCAATTGATAGTCCTGTATTTATTTGGTATGAAAGCCAAACTTCAACGAATCCTCTTTTCGTTGGAGATTATTACGACCCTACACCAACAGTTACGACAACTTATTATGTTAGTGTTAGAGGTACTAATATTTGTGATAATGCTATTAATACAAGAAAAGCAGTAACGGTAACGGTAAATTCTCTGGGATTGGCCTCAGACATAACTGCGGCTGATGTCACAATCTGTTCAGGCTCTTCAGCTTCTTTGACGGCTTCGTCTGCAACAGTCACTACGCCAGTTTTTAGATGGTATGCCGATCAGACAACTACAACAGTCTTAAGCACGGGAGCTTCATACAGCCCTTCGCCAACAGTGACAACTTCCTATTATCTTAGCGTAAGCGGTGACGAGGTTTGCGAAAATCTTCCAAACACGAGAAAAGCGGTAACGGTAACGGTAAACTCTCTGGGATTGGCCTCAGACATAACTGCTGCCGATGCGACAATCTGTTCGGGTTCTTCTGCTTCTTTGACAGCTTCGTCTGCAACCGTCGCTACTCCAGTTTTTAGATGGTACGCCGATCAGACAACTACAACAGTCTTAAGCACGGGAGCATCATACAGCCCTTCGCCAACAGTGACAACTTCCTATTATCTTAGCGTAAGCGGAGATGGGGTTTGCGAAAATCTTCCAAACACGAGAAAAGCGGTAACGGTAACGGTAAACTCTCTGGGATTGGCCTCAGACATAACAGCCGCAGACGCGATGATCTGTTCAGGCTCTTCAGCCTCTCTGTCGGCTTCGTCTGCAACAGTCACTACTCCAGTTTTTAGATGGTACGCCGATCAGACAACTACAACAGTCTTAAGCACGGGAGCATCATACAGCCCTTCGCCAACAGTGACAACTTCCTATTATCTTAGCGTAAGCGGAGATGGGGTTTGCGAAAACGTTCCGAACACCAGAAAAGCGGTAACCGTAACGGTAAATTCTCTGGGATTGGCTTCAGACATAACAGCGTCTGATTCCACAATCTGTTCGGGCTATTCAGCCTCTCTGTCGGCTTCGTCTGCAACAGTCACTACTCCAGTTTTTAGATGGTATGCCGATCAGACTACAGCGACAGCATTAAGCACGGGAGCTTCCTACAGTCCGTCTCCAACAGTGACAACTGTCTATTACGTTAGCGTAAGCGGTGACGGGGTTTGCGAAAATCTTCCAAACACGAGAAAAGCGGTCACGGTCACAGTAAATTCTCTGGGATTGGCTTCAGACATAACAGCGTCTGATTCCACAATCTGTTCGGGTTCTTCAGCTTCTTTGACAGCTTCGTCTGCAACAGTCGCTACTCCGATTTTTAGATGGTATGCCGATCAGACAACTACAACAGTCTTAAGCACTGGAGCTTCATACAGCCCTTCGCCAACAGCAACTACAACCTATTACGTTAGCGTTAGCGGTGACGGGGTTTGCGAAAACCTTCCGAACACCAGAAAAGCGGTAACTGTAACGGTAAATTCTCTGGGATCGGCTTCAGATATAACTGCGGCAGACGAGACAATCTGTTCGGGTTCTTCAGCCTCCTTGACGGCTTCGTCTGCAACTGTCGCTACTCCAGTTTTTAGATGGTATGCGGATCAGACAACAACTACAGCTTTAAGCACTGGGGCTTCATACAGCCCTTCGCCAACAGCAACTACAACCTATTACGTTAGTGTTAGCGGTGACGGGATCTGCGAAAACCTTCAGAACACGAGAAAAGCAGTGACTGTAACGGTAAATTCTTTAGGGCTGGCCTCTGACATAACAGCGGCTGATGCGACGATCTGTTCAGGCTCTTCAGTTGCTTTGACGGCCTCGTCTGCGACCGTCAATACGCCAGTTTTTAGATGGTATGCGGATCAGACTACAATGACAGCATTGAGCACGGGAGCATCATACAGCCCTTCGCCAACAGCAACTACAACTTATTACGTTAGCGTAAGCGGAGACGGGGTCTGCGAAAACCTTCCGAACACGAGAAAAGCGGTGACGGTAACGGTAAATTCTTTAGGGCTGGCCTCAGACATAATTGTAGCAGATGCGACAATATGTACGGGTTCTTCAGCCTCTTTGACGGCTTCGTCTGCGACCGTCACTACTCCAGTTTTTAGATGGTATGCCGATCAGACCACAGCGACAATCTTAAGCACGGGAGCATCATACAGCCCTTCGCCAACAGTTACGACAACTTATTACGTTAGCGTAAGCGGTGACGGAGTTTGCGAAAATCTTCCGAACACGAGAAAAGCGGTGACGGTAACGGTAAATTCTTTAGGGTTGGCTTCAGATATTGCAGTTGATATATCGAACGCAACAGTTTGTACTGGCGGTACATCAACAATTACTGCCTCAAGTGCGCTTAATAATCCGATATTCAATTGGTATCAAGATCCTAATTTATCCGTATTACTTTATACAGGAGCAGTCTTTGTTACCCCTTCTTTAACAGCAAATACATCGTATTATGTTACGGTTCAGAATAATGCAGTTTGTGAAAATACTATAGGAAATGCCCTTAAAGTGGATATTAATGTTATCTTATGTTCTGATATTGCTTTGACTAAAACTGCGAGTAATCTTTCTCCTTATGTAGGAGATCAAATTGATTTTACAATAACAGTAACAAACTTTGGGCCTGATGACGCAACAGGAGTAAGTGCAAATGATTTGCTTCCATCCGGCTATACTTTCATCAGTGCAAACAACGGAGGTCTATTTGCAGGAAATACAATTACATGGCCAGTTTTAAATTTAGCATCTGGTGCTTCTGCTCAGCTTACTTACATTGTTAAAATTAATGCTTCTGTTGGGATTGTAGATGAATATAAAAATGTGGCTCAGATAATTACTTCAAATAATTTTGATCCAAATTCAACTCCCAATAATAATGATCCTAGCGAGAACGATCAAGATAGCGTAACTGTAACGCCAATTGTACCGATACCTTCAATTGAGGTACTTAAAGATGGTGCATTTACGGCAGCCAATGACACAAATGGAGATGGTTTTCCAGAAGCAGGAGAAACAGTTACATATACATTTAGTGTGAAAAATACAGGAAATATTAGATTGGAGAATGTAAAAATAAACGATTCGTATATTGGAGTAGTAAACCTTGCAATGGTGCCGAGCACACTTGATCCTGGACAAACTGGAAATGCCCAAGTGACATACACTATCACACAAATTGATATTCAAAATGGTGTAATTTACAATAGCGCACTTGGTCAAGGGAATACGCCACCTACAGTAGACGATCCTGATGGTACGACGGTTAATGATACTTCTAAAGATCCGACTAATCCGTCTACACCTGGAGATCCATATTATGACCCAACTTGTCCTGATTGTACTGTGATACCATTGCCAAATAACCCAAAAATTGCAATTGTAAAAGAAATAGCTTCTTTTAGCGGAGATCTTAATAATGCAAAAGTTGGCGATGTAATTAGTTATTTATTTACAGTTACTAATATCGGAAATACAGTATTGACGAATGTTAGAGTAAACGATCCAATGCCAGGATTAACGACTCCTTCTTTAGATCCTGCCAATGTAGCAAATAGTACAGGAGATCTTGATGGTAACGGAAGTTTGGATTTACACGAAAAATGGCTTTACAGAGCGAATTATACCATTACCACAACTGATATCGCTAAAGGGAAAGTGGTAAATCAAGCTTTAGCAGAAGCAACGGGACCTCCAACTCCTGTAGATCCAACAGGAAAAGATGTTTCAGATTTGTCTGATGGTTCTTCTCCAACAGGTGATGATCCAACGGTTCTCGATATAAACGGTTGCAAAGTAATTCCACATAATGCATTATCACCAAATGGAGATAGTAAAAATGATATTTTTAAAATCGATGGAATCGAATGCTATCCTCAAAATACGGTTGAGATTTATAATCGTTGGGGAGTAATAGTTTTCCATACAAACGGATATGATAATACAGCCAATGCGTTTAATGGTTATTCTAATGGTAGAGCAGTTGTAAAACAAAGTGCAGGATTGCCAACAGGAACTTATTATTACATCATAAAATATGTTGATTCTGATAGTAAAGAGCAGAGCTCGGCTGGCTACCTTTATTTGAGTATGCAATAA
- a CDS encoding GEVED domain-containing protein: MKNKIKIILVLITLLLLTSASAQTNYSFSIADILSSMPNGKRLPDGTIVKAELITTGGATHSTGPSGSGTAGPDIGGLFTGNTLPAYVGDKTPTNFTKIQMANTLNADNGMANNCSASIGFRIYFDRPVESINFLALDIDGVHGTPNGNAEWVTFFGYNGNTFVPYANAVSGGNTQLVNQTINIGASHSWRTLINNSLGTIAGANLPSTITIRRQTPNGGSGTPDDLNHQVLFTPPLSTTHVTDFFLMTGIWSVTAQANVQASGLSPIVITISSDFGDAPDSYKTLLASDGASHGVVGTLSLGNTNFAEPDGLPSVLADTSIDDDGVQVIPPLTNNGQNISSYTVAANFNNNTGLPANYVAWIDWNNDGVFQASEGTTATSPAGTLSGSVNLTWNNVALTNTGGHAQTYLRVRVTTEAITTSDSGSSFMNGEVEDYAIGIPATTPDFACFNVGTSSGFINVLANDTSGSTIVPETVGFVNPGTGTNLIIDGFGDIVGITIPGEGVWKANSVGLISFEPESASVINPTPIAYLGRDAQGNISNSALITLTAASIPTNTTTVTEGCFPTTLTATASVPAGQSVVWYDARFSWKHCCISCFKYSRNSYLLCSRKQR, from the coding sequence ATGAAAAATAAAATTAAAATCATTTTGGTACTTATTACTTTGCTTTTGTTGACAAGTGCATCAGCGCAAACAAATTATAGTTTTTCTATTGCCGATATTTTAAGCTCAATGCCAAACGGTAAAAGATTGCCTGATGGGACTATTGTAAAAGCAGAACTTATAACGACTGGTGGAGCGACACATTCTACTGGTCCTTCTGGCTCAGGAACTGCTGGACCAGATATTGGAGGATTGTTTACAGGAAATACACTTCCTGCCTATGTTGGAGATAAAACACCAACTAATTTTACAAAAATACAAATGGCAAATACGTTGAATGCAGATAATGGAATGGCAAATAATTGTTCTGCTAGTATTGGATTTAGAATTTATTTTGACCGACCTGTTGAAAGTATAAATTTTCTCGCTTTGGATATTGATGGGGTTCATGGAACTCCAAATGGAAATGCTGAATGGGTAACCTTTTTTGGTTATAATGGAAATACTTTTGTGCCTTATGCTAATGCTGTTAGTGGAGGAAATACACAGCTTGTAAATCAAACTATTAATATAGGAGCAAGCCATAGTTGGAGAACTTTAATTAATAATTCACTAGGAACAATAGCGGGTGCAAATCTTCCTAGCACAATAACCATTCGAAGACAAACACCAAACGGAGGGTCTGGAACACCAGACGATTTAAATCATCAAGTTTTATTTACCCCTCCGTTATCTACTACTCATGTTACAGATTTTTTCCTAATGACTGGTATTTGGAGCGTCACTGCTCAGGCCAATGTACAAGCATCGGGGTTAAGTCCAATTGTAATCACAATTAGTTCTGATTTTGGAGATGCGCCAGATAGTTATAAAACGCTTTTGGCATCTGATGGAGCTTCACATGGAGTTGTTGGAACTCTTTCATTAGGTAACACTAATTTTGCTGAACCAGACGGACTTCCTTCTGTTCTGGCCGATACTTCTATTGATGATGATGGAGTTCAAGTAATTCCACCATTGACAAATAATGGACAAAATATAAGTAGTTATACAGTTGCGGCAAACTTTAATAATAATACTGGACTGCCCGCGAACTATGTAGCTTGGATTGATTGGAATAATGATGGTGTTTTTCAAGCATCTGAAGGAACGACAGCTACATCTCCTGCCGGTACTTTATCAGGAAGTGTTAATCTTACTTGGAATAATGTTGCTTTAACCAATACAGGTGGTCATGCACAAACTTATCTTAGAGTTAGAGTGACAACAGAAGCAATAACAACGTCAGATTCTGGGAGTTCTTTTATGAATGGTGAGGTAGAAGATTATGCAATTGGTATTCCTGCTACAACACCTGATTTTGCATGTTTTAATGTTGGAACTTCTTCGGGATTTATTAATGTTCTTGCAAATGATACTTCAGGTAGTACAATTGTTCCTGAAACAGTTGGTTTTGTTAATCCTGGTACTGGAACTAATCTTATTATAGATGGGTTTGGTGATATTGTTGGAATAACTATCCCAGGAGAAGGTGTATGGAAAGCAAACTCTGTTGGATTGATAAGTTTTGAACCAGAATCTGCTAGCGTAATAAATCCGACCCCAATTGCTTATTTAGGAAGAGATGCTCAAGGAAATATTTCAAATAGTGCTTTGATTACTTTAACGGCTGCAAGTATACCTACTAATACTACAACGGTAACTGAAGGATGTTTTCCAACAACATTAACGGCAACGGCTAGTGTTCCGGCTGGTCAATCTGTTGTTTGGTATGATGCTCGCTTTAGCTGGAAACATTGTTGCATCTCCTGTTTTAAGTACAGTAGGAACAGTTACTTATTATGCTCAAGGAAACAACGGTAG
- a CDS encoding OmpA family protein has translation MKKSILLLISITSFSFSSYAQQAKVNSGDKKYDNYAYIDAIKTFEKVANKGYKSEDMFKKLGNAYYFNSEFENAAKWYKELFAMNTSVEPEYYYRYAQCLKSIGQITEANKFLDEFNAKSKNDSRGKLYKENLNYLDQIKANSGRYKIEDAGVNSKYSDYGSFVYNNKLYFASARDTGNFVKRKHTWTGEYFTNIYNADLDPSTGGASKVNKFKSAINTKFHEASPLFTRDGKTVYFTRNNYINGKKGKDDNKTTLIKLYKAELGKDNKWINIAELPFNSDNYSTAHPALSPDEKTLYFASDMPGSIGQSDLYKVSINPNGGYGAPENLGNTINTEGKETFPYLTSENEIYFASDGHPGLGGLDVFVANIDNNGKISNIQNVGSDVNSPKDDFAYIIDPETRRGFFSSNKEGGQGSDDIYKFLETKRLKCIQELEGIITDAETGVVLSDTKVSLFGSDMSLKSSAISDASGKYTFSVECGKMYFVRAEKPEYSTKELTVTIGTESGKTTLPIQLEKSTCKVTVGDDLGKCFGIKMIYFDLDKSNIRREAALDLEKILAVMNDYPNMKIDVRSHTDSRASHQYNEALSDRRAKSTIQWLVKNGIAPNRLTGKGYGENQLVNKCADGVKCTEEEHQANRRSEFIITAL, from the coding sequence ATGAAAAAATCTATACTACTACTTATAAGTATTACTTCTTTTTCGTTTAGCAGTTATGCACAACAGGCAAAAGTCAATTCTGGAGACAAGAAATATGACAATTACGCTTATATCGATGCCATAAAAACGTTTGAAAAAGTTGCTAATAAAGGCTACAAATCTGAAGATATGTTTAAAAAACTAGGTAATGCCTATTACTTTAACTCAGAGTTTGAGAACGCCGCAAAATGGTATAAAGAGCTATTTGCAATGAACACAAGTGTTGAACCAGAATATTATTATCGATATGCACAATGTCTAAAATCTATAGGACAAATTACCGAGGCTAATAAATTTTTGGATGAGTTTAATGCTAAATCAAAAAATGACAGCAGAGGAAAGCTCTATAAAGAAAATCTGAACTACTTGGATCAGATAAAAGCAAATTCGGGAAGATATAAAATAGAGGATGCAGGAGTTAACAGTAAATACTCTGATTATGGTTCATTTGTTTATAACAATAAACTTTATTTTGCTTCTGCGCGAGATACAGGAAATTTTGTAAAGCGAAAACACACGTGGACAGGAGAATATTTTACGAATATTTATAATGCCGATCTCGATCCTTCTACAGGAGGCGCATCAAAAGTAAATAAATTTAAATCGGCCATTAATACTAAATTTCATGAGGCTTCACCACTTTTTACTAGAGATGGCAAGACGGTTTATTTTACCAGAAATAATTACATCAACGGAAAAAAAGGTAAAGATGATAATAAAACCACTTTAATAAAACTTTACAAAGCGGAACTTGGAAAAGATAATAAATGGATCAATATCGCAGAACTTCCGTTCAATAGTGATAATTACAGTACGGCACATCCTGCTTTGAGTCCAGACGAAAAAACACTGTATTTTGCTTCTGATATGCCAGGATCTATTGGGCAGTCTGATTTGTATAAAGTCAGCATAAATCCAAATGGAGGTTATGGTGCGCCAGAAAATCTCGGAAATACAATTAATACAGAAGGGAAGGAGACTTTTCCGTATCTAACTTCTGAAAATGAAATTTATTTTGCTTCAGACGGGCATCCAGGACTTGGAGGTTTAGATGTTTTTGTTGCTAACATTGACAATAACGGAAAAATAAGCAATATCCAGAACGTGGGATCAGATGTCAATTCTCCAAAAGATGACTTCGCTTATATTATTGATCCCGAAACAAGAAGAGGTTTTTTCTCTTCCAACAAAGAAGGAGGGCAGGGATCTGATGATATTTATAAATTTTTAGAAACCAAAAGATTAAAGTGTATTCAGGAACTTGAAGGGATTATTACAGATGCCGAAACAGGAGTAGTTCTTTCAGATACTAAGGTCTCATTATTTGGTAGCGATATGTCACTCAAAAGTTCCGCAATTTCTGATGCATCTGGCAAATACACTTTTTCTGTCGAATGTGGGAAGATGTATTTTGTAAGAGCAGAGAAACCAGAATATAGCACAAAAGAACTAACTGTCACGATTGGAACAGAAAGCGGAAAAACTACTCTTCCAATCCAATTGGAAAAATCAACATGTAAGGTTACTGTAGGCGATGATTTAGGAAAATGCTTTGGCATCAAGATGATTTATTTCGATTTAGACAAGTCGAACATCAGAAGAGAGGCAGCATTAGATCTCGAAAAAATACTGGCTGTTATGAACGATTATCCTAATATGAAAATAGATGTTCGTTCGCATACAGATAGTAGGGCTTCACATCAGTATAACGAAGCTTTATCTGACAGAAGAGCTAAATCGACGATTCAATGGTTGGTTAAAAATGGAATTGCTCCAAACCGATTGACTGGAAAAGGATACGGAGAAAACCAATTGGTTAATAAATGCGCTGACGGTGTAAAATGTACCGAAGAAGAACATCAAGCCAACAGACGAAGCGAATTTATTATTACAGCTTTGTGA